The genomic region CCCGGGCCGACTTCGGCGGCTTTGCCGCCGAACAGACGCCGGTCGGCCCGCCCTACCAGTGCTCGCGGTGGACGACTTCGTCGAGTGGCCTCCGGTTGGGTGATCGGATCGGGGCCAGCGGCCAGCCCGCGGGATATCCCAGCGAGATGATCGCGGCGCAGAATCTGTCTTCGGGGAACCCGAGCAACTGGCGCGCCAACGCCTGGTCGGCCACCGCGGCGTGGGCGGAGCCGATACCGAGGCCGGTGGCAGCGCGCGCGATGCTCATCGTTGCCTGCCCCAGGTCGTAGTAGAGCCAGTTCCTGGTCTCCTCCGTCGGGCGATGATGGCCACCGCCGCGGCGGCACCGGCGACGTGGCGGGCACCTTGCCACACGGCTGCGAGAGGTTCGAGGACGCCACGATCGGTCACGACGACGAAGTCCCAGGGCTGCCCATTGCGCGACGACGGGGTGCGCCGGGCGGCCTCGAGCACCTTGTCGAGGTCGCCTGCAGCGATCGGCACCTCGGTGAACTCACGCACGTTGCGGCGGGACCGGACTGCCTCCCACATGTCCATGGCTGCTCCGATCAGCCCGGAGCAGCCTGGAACGCGAGCCGGGGGGCGTCTCGCCAAAGGCGCTCGAGGTCGTAGTACCGCCGGGTCTCGGCGTCGAAGAGATGGACCACGATGTCGCCGAAGTCGAGGAGCACCCAACCGGCGTCCTCTAGGCCCTCCCTCCGCAGGGGCTTACGGTCGAGCGCAGAGAGACGCACCTCGACTTCCTCAGCCAGAGACAGAACGTGGCGACGAGAGGTACCCGTTGCGATCACAAAGACATCGGTGAGGACGATCACCGACGAGACGTCGAGCAGGGCTACGTCGAGGCCCTTCTTGTCGTCGACCGCAGACGCGGCTGCCTCGGCGGCTTCGGACGTGTCTGTGTGCAGAGCTATGGGTTCAACCCTCCCCGGACGGGATGTCGTCGCCCACGATGATAGATACGTCGACGACACCTGAAGGAGCGCGCACCTCGAGAAAGAGGCTGCCGCGCCCGAGCAGCTCTACGATCTCGCGCGCCGTCGCCTGGTGCTCGCCGCCCTGCGCGATGACGAGGGTCACGGCATATTCGAACGTGTCCGCGTTGTCGGTACGCACCAACCGGAATCCGTGTCGGATGAGCACGTCGGCTACCACCCGGGTGGTGCCGATTCGACCGTTCCCATTCAGTATCTCGATCCGGGGCCGACCTTCCGGCCGCAACAGCAGGTGGCCGATCCGCTCCGCGACGAAGGCGTCCGCTCGACCGGAGACGGGGGCCAGGCCGGATCCAGCCACCGACTCGGCTCGTTCGACAGGAATGGTGCCAACGACGCCGGCGTCGTGACCTGCAACCGTCACCAGGATGTCCGCAGCCGAGGTGCCTCCACCCTCCGCCAGCAGCCGATCGGCCACCCGGGGGTCGGCCGCCACCTGCTCCAGAATCGTCCGCCATGCCGCCCCCTGGCGTTGAATGAACTCGAAGACATCGCCCTCCCCGTGTTCCACCAGCAGGGTCTCGAGCATCTCCGGGGTGACCACCGACGGGCCGGCCGGGACCAGTCGCTCGATGCCGGCATCGCCCCGGGCGAACAACGGTGCAGTCAGGTCCACCGTCACCGGGCCCGGCATGGCCGCAGCCACCGCACCGCGCTCGAGCGCGACCACCTGGTCGATCCTCACTCCGAACTGGTTGGTCACCGCGAGCGCTGCCAGATCGGGACCCTCGAAATCGAGGGCGTCGACCAGACGGAACTCTCCGAAGCCGGGGACCGCGAGCAGCAGAGTCTGCGGCAGCACGATCACGGTCGGGGTCCCGGACGGTGACACCGCGACCAGGGCAAATGCCGAGCCTCCTTCGGCGGACCCGAGGGTCACCAACATCGAGCGCGATTCCCCCACCACCCGCGAGTCGATCTCGGCTTCGGGAATTGCGGCGGCTAGGTCTCTCAGGCTGGTGCTCCACCCTGCCACCACGCTCTGCGCCTCTGATGCGCGAACAGCCACCCAGTCGCGGTAAAAGTAACCGGCCGCTGCGGCGACCATGGCGAGGCCGACTGCGAGGACAATGACGAGCCGGCGGCGCTTACGCCCAGGCATAGAGGTCATGCTCGACGATGTACGCGTGTACCGACTCGCGGACGAGGAAGCGAATACTCCGTCCACTTGCTCGCCGTTCGCGCAGCATCGTCCCGCTCATCGGGAACTCCGGCACATCGAGCCAGACGATCCGCGCTCCGGTCGCTTCGACCTTGGCCGGGTCGACGCCTGCCCGCGGCATCACGGCGACAATGGCCCGCTCGATGACTTCGTCGAAGCGGTGCCACGAATCGAGCCCGGCAGCGGCATCCGCGCCGAGGATCAGGACGACCTCGTCGGCACCGAGCTCGTCGAGGGTGTCGATGGTGTACGTCCACCCATCGCGCCGCACTTCGCGGTCGTCCGCATCGAAATAGTCGACTTCGTCGATCGCCAATTGAGTCATCGCCCACCGGTGCTCGGCTGCGCTCACCCGGTTGCGGGCCTTCTGCCACGGGGACCCTGCAGGGAAGAAGGTGACGACATCCAGACCCAGGTCGCGGTAGGCGGCTTCCCCGGCTACCAGATGGGCCCAATGCGGTGGATCGAATGTTCCCCCGAGAATGCCGCGGCGCACCGGCGACAGGATAGGAGGTAGTTCGCCAATGGTCGCTCAGGCCGCTGCCACCAGCCGCACGCCAGGCCCAGGACTGAGCGAACCGCAACCAGCCCGCATCGGATCGAGGTAGCGATCTCCGAGCCGGAGGGAGAAATGGATCGCCTCCAACCCGTGATCGACGCCCGACAGTCCGATGATCTCGCCCGCACGGACATGCTGACCCTGCGCCACGGAACGGCTGCTCAGATAAGAGTAGGAGGTGCGCACCGACCCGCCGTGGCTGATGGTGACGCTGGCGCGCCCGGCGACTTGCCCCGAGAAGGTGACCACACCCGCATCGGCGGCCCCCACCGAGGTCCCCGCAGGCACCGCGATGTCTATCCCCCAGTGGCCGCCGTAGAGCCCCTCAGGCGCGAATCCCCGGACGACCGGACCGTCGGCCGGTAGCCCAATTAGGCATGAAACGAAGAGCGCCGCGATCAACAAGGCAGCGGCAAGGTATCAACGCGGAGAGTCGGTTAGAAGACCCACAACCGACGTGCGACTTGGCCGGCCGGAGGCCGGCCCAAGGCGGCCAAAGGCCGCCCGGCCGCCCGGAGACTGGAGACTGATTACGCGATCGCTTGGGCAGCGGGGCCCGCGAGCAGCCCGAGGGCGACGCTACGCAGGTCGTCCGGGCGGAACGGTTTGGTGAGAAAGGCGTCGGCGCCACCGCGGTCGGCTCGCTCTCGCGTCTCCTCCTGGGCGTGGGCGGTCAGCACCAGCACCTTCATGCCCCGGGTCCGAACATCCGAGCGGATTCTCTCGAGCACTTCCCACCCATCCATTCGCGGGAGGCCCACGTCGAGGATCAGTAGGTCGGGCCGAGTAGTCAGGGCCGCCTCGAGGCCGGTGGGGCCGTCTGACCGCGTCTCGACCTCTACGCCCGCGGGGCGGAGGCATACCGAGATCAACCGCTGGATGACGGCTGAGTCCTCGACCACCAATACACGCTGAGCCACTGCTGCGACCTTTCTCTGATCTAGTGAATGTATCGACCCCCCGCTCCAGCGCCTTGAGCCGGGCGGGCCGATACCCCGATCTGCGGGGGGCCATTCGCCTGGGCGACGACGGACTAGTCAGACGAGACGCCTCACCGGCCGACTGACGGGGATCGCCACCTTCTCGACGAATCTCTCGAGTTGGCGAAGGCTCCTCACCTCGTGGACCTCATCACAGACCGCGGCATAGGCGCCCATCACCGAATCGCCGGTGTCCCAGTACCGGCGCCGCTCGGGGTTCAGCCAGTAGACCGACCGCGCCACCGAAGCGATCCGGGCGAGGGCCGCCGGGTTGGGATCGTGGTAGTTGGTGCGAGCGTCGCCCGTCACGATGACGATGCTCCTTGGGGTGATCGCCTCGAAGTGATCGAGCACAAAGGTGCCGAACGCATTGCCGTAGTCGCTGTGCCCGTCGAGCCACACGACTTCCGCCTCGGTGCCCACCCTCCGCAATGCCTCGGTGAAGTCGACTCCGGGTCCGAAGAATCGGGTGACCTCGTCGATCGTGTCGATGAAGGCAAAGGTCCTGACCCGATTCAGCTGCGCGGCGATGGCGTAGACGAATTGCATGGTGAATCGGGCAAACGTGGCTACCGACCCGCTGATGTCGGTGAGGAGCACGATCTCGGGTTTCGTCGGTCGAGGTGTGCGGAATCGAGGGTCGATGGGCACTCCCCCGGTCTGCAGCGACGACCTGACGGTTCTCCGCACGTCCAATCGCCCGTCCCGCCCTCGCCGCCTGCGCCGGGCGAGGCGGCTCGCCAGCTTCCGGGTGAGGGGGTGTACCGCCGCCTCGACCCGGGCGAGGTCGTCGCGAGACGCCGTGGTCAGATCGAGGTCTTCCACCAGGGGTCGCCGCAGCGTGCGGGCAACGGCCTGCCGGCCGCGATCCGCCACCAGCCGCCGCCTGATCTCGGCCCGAAGCGCCTCCCGGAACTCCTCGAGCCTGCGTTCTACCTCCTCCGCGGTCAAGCGCGACTCGATCGGGGACGCCCCCGGGGTCTCGAGCTCGTCACGCAGCCGCGCCCCCACCTCATCCAGCTCGAGCCGTCGGAGGACGCGATACAGGTAATACGCCCCGCCGACCGGCCGGCCCGGTTCCATCCCGGCAAGCCGGGTCACCGCTGACCGCACCACAGACTGCATCAGGCCGAGGTCGCCGTCGCGCAGCGAGCTGAACAGTGCCGCCACCAGGTCCTCGACCTCGCTGGCTCCGGCGCCCGCTCCCCCCGACCCGGAAACGGCAACCTGGTCGTCAAGCGCCCGGCGATCGGCATCCTCGCCTCCGGGAGGCATCAGGGCGAAAAATGCCTCGAATGCCGCGTCGAACGCGTCGATATGGCGGGCGCTCTTCACGAGGGTGGCGCCGAGGGCCGCCTTCAGCGACAGTCGGGATTCGATGTCGACGTGCTCGAGTGCTCGGGCTGCATCGACGGCTTCCACCATCGAGACCGGGACACCGGCCTCGCGTAGTTCGCCGATGAAGGCGGTCAGAAAGGCAGCCATCAGCCTGCCGCAGTGCCCTCGGTGAGGCCGGCGGCCACCCGCTCGATGTCGGTTTGGTGCTTGAGCAACACATTGAGGGTGTCGCCGATGACGGCCTCGTCGATATCGGCGACACCGAGGGCAATCAGGGTGCGCGCCCAGTCGACCGATTCACTGACCGACGGCGGCTTGCGCAGGTTCTGGGCCCTGACCCCGGCGACGAACCTCGCCACCCGATCGGCCAGGGCAGCGGCGAGCCCGGGTACCCGGGTCAAGAGGATCTCGCGCTCGCGTTCGATCGTCGGATATCCGATGTGAAGGAAGAGGCAGCGCCGTTTCAGCGCCTCCGACAGTTCGCGAGTGTTGTTGGAGGTGAGGTACACCGCCGGGAGGCTCGACGCCCCGATCGTCCCCAACTCGGGGATCGAGACCTGAAAGTCACTGAGGACCTCGAGCATCAGGGCTTCGGTCTCGACCTCGACCCGGTCGACCTCGTCGATCAACAGCACCACCGGTTCCGGCGAGCGGATTGCCTCGAGCAGCGGCCGGGTGAGTAGAAAGTCCTCCCCGAATATGTCGGCCTCGATCTCTAACCACTCGCGGCCCTGGTCGGCCTGCAGTCTCAGCAGCTGCTTGCGGTAGTTCCATTCGTACAGAGCCTTCGACTCGTCGAGACCCTCGTAGCACTGCAGCCGGATGAGCCGCTTGCCGGTGGCGCCGGCGACGGCCTTCGCCAGCTCCGTCTTGCCGACCCCGGCAGGCCCCTCGACCAGCACCGGCTTGTCGAGCCGATCGGCCAGGAAGACCACCTGGGCGATGCGGTCGTCGGCCAGATAGCCCTGGGCGGCGAGGGCAGAACGTACCGCCGAGGCATCTGAGAACATCATCGGATCGTGACGGTCTGGCACAGAGGGGAGTGTATGAAGACCCGGGCGCCGAGGATGCCTGAGGGTTTGGTGCTCGGCCTCACGACGACTTCTCGTCATCGATATCGGGGTCACTGAACTCGAAGACGACGTCGCCGATTCGAACCTCGTCGCCGGGCAGTGCGCCCGCCTTGCGGAGAGCTTCGTCGACACCCGCTCGGGAGAGCCTCCTGGCGGCGAATCCGGCCGCCTCCGGCTTGGTCAGGTCGTCCAGCGCCACCGCCCGCTCGGCCACCTGCCCCTCGACGACCCACCGGCTGCCGTCGTGGTGGATCTCGAAGCCCCGCGGGCTCGGTCGATGCAGCACGTACCCCTCGGCGTCGGGCACCTCCCGCTCCACCCGCTCCACCGCATCGCCGATGGCATGCAAGAGCCCGTTGATTCCCTCACCGGTGACCGCGGAGATCGCCCGCGCCGCGACACCGATTGCAGCAAGCGCCGCGATCGCCACTGCGGCTTCGGGAAGGTCCGCCTTTGACACCGCGACGATCTCCTCCCGCGCCGCCAGGCGGGGGTCATGGTTCATCAGTTCCTGGCGGAGGATGCCCAACTGACGCACGCAATCGACCTCCTGGAGGGTCGAAGGGTCGAGCAGCACGACCAACGCCCGGGCCCGTTCGGCGTGGCGCAGGAACCGATGGCCCAGCCCTCGACCCTCGGCCGCTCCCTCGATGAGACCCGGAATGTCTGCAAGCACGAAACGACGATCATCAATCTCTACCACGCCCAGATTCGGCTCCAGTGTGGTGAACGGATAGTCGGCGATCTTGGGGCGGGCGGCCGAGACCCGGGCGATCAGGGTGCTCTTGCCGGCATTGGGGAATCCGATCAGAGCGGCATCGGCGATGAGCTTCAATTCGAAAGTGAAGTCGGCCTCGGGTCCGTACTCACCCTGTTCGGCGAACGCCGGCGCCAGCGCCTTGGGACCGGCGAGAGCGACGTTTCCCTTGCCGCCGCGGCCCCCCCGCACCAGAACCACCCGCTGTCCCGGGCGGGCAAGATCGGCGATCATCGTGCCGGCGTCGTCGCGAATCACCGTCCCTGGTGGGACCGCAAGGACCAGGTCCGACCCCTGCCGCCCCTGCTGAAAGTCGCCCTTGCCGTGGGTTCCAGACTCGGCGCGCCGGTGGGGACGCCGCTGAAAGTCGAGCAGCGTCGAGACCTCGGAGTTGGCCTCCGCGATGACATCGCCCCCGGCCCCGCCCGATCCGCCCAAAGGCTTGCCTCGCGGGCGACCGCGGACGCGCTCGAATGCGACGATCCCCGCGCCGCCATCACCGGCGCGAAGGTGAACGGTGACCTCGTCGACGAACACGGCTCAGCCGAGCCGCGGACTATTCGCCGGCGAGGACGCTGACTTCGCGGCGTCCTCGCCGCGAGCCATAGCTGACGACCCCGTCGGCAGTGGCGAAGAGCGTGTCGTCGTTGCCGCGGCCGACGTTGCGACCGGGGTGGATCTTTGTGCCGCGCTGCCTGACGATGATCGACCCGGCCGTCACTTCCTGGCCGTCGAAAACCTTCGAACCGAGGCGCTTGGCGTGTGAGTCACGGCCGTTCTTGGTCGAACCGCCGCCCTTGGTCTTCGACATCTCAGGACTCCTTCTTGGGCTTGGGCTTGGCCGCAGCGGGCTTCTTGCTCGCCGCCGGCTTCTTGGCCGCCGCGGCAGTCTTGGCCGCAGGCTTCTTGGCCGCAGGCTTCTTGGCCGCTGCGGGTTTTGCTGCCGCGGGTTTGGCTGCGGCGGGTTTGGCCGCCGCGGGTTTGGCCGCCGGCGGCGAATCCTTGGGGGCGTTCTCCTTCGAGGCGTCCTCGGTGGTCGCGGGTTCCTTGGCTGCCTGCTTCTTGGGTAGTTCGATCTTCAGGACTTCGAGGGTCGTGTACTTCTGGCGGTGCCCGCCGCGCTTGCGGTAACCGGTCTTTGCCTTGTACTTGAAGATCTCGATCTTGTCGCCCGCCGACTCCCCGACGACCTTGGCGGTCACCTTTGCCGACTTGAGCTCGTCACGGCTCGAATAGACCTTGCCCTTGTCGTCGACGACGAGCAGAGGGGTGAAGCTGAGCTCGCCGTCAGCGCGCACGCGCTCGACGTCGATGACGTCGCCTTCGCGCACTTTCGTCTGCTTGCCGCCGGAGCGGATGATGGCGTACATAGTCAGAGGTCCTAAGGCCGGGAGGTGTAAATCCTAGCCGATAGCCACCAGCCACCAGCCACCAGCCAGATATGCCTCTTGCTATGGGCCGTGGGCTGTGGGCTGTCGACTTCCCGCTATTCGCCGTCCGCCGGCATGGCGGCGCCGACGGTGGCCGCTTCCGCAAAGAGGACCACCCCGCGGCCGGCGCAGGTCGGGCACAGGTGAGAAAACGACTCGAGGAGGCCTTCCGACTCGTTTTTTCGGGTCATCTCGACGAGCCCTAGGTTGGAGACCTCGAACACCTGGGTGCGGGTCTTGTCTCGAGCGAGCGCCTCCCGCAGCCGTCGCAGCACGGCTTCTCGATTCTTCGAGATCTCCATGTCGATGAAGTCGATCACGATGATCCCGCCGATGTCGCGCAGCCGGAGTTGGTGAGCGATCTCCTCGGCCGCCTCGAGGTTGTTCTGCAGCACGGTTTCTTCGAGATTGGAGTGCCCCACGAATCGACCGGTGTTGACGTCGATCACCGTGAGCGCCTCGGTCCGATCGATGACGATATGGCCGCCGGATGGCAGCCAGACCTTCCGTTCGAGCGCCTTGCGGAGTTGGTCCTCGACATGGAATCGTTCGAAGATCGACATCTCTTCCTCATACAGCGACACCTTGGTGAGAAGGTCCGGGTCGGTCTCCTTGAGATACCCGATCACCTCGTCGTGGACTGCGGGGTCGTCGATGAGGAGGCGCCGAAACTCCGAGGTGAAGTGCTCGCGGATGACGCGGATCACCATCGGGGGCTCCTCGTAGACCAGTCGGGGCGCTGCTCCCTGCGGCACTGATTGATCGATGTCGGCCCAGATGCCGAGCAGGCGTTCGATGTCGGCGGAAATCTCCGCCTTGGTGGCGCCCTCGGAGGCGGTACGCATGATCATCCCGAAATCGCCGAGGTCCATCTCGGCGGTGAGCTGCCGGTGGATCTCCTTGAGTCGGTCGCGCTCGGCGTCGCCGAGGCGGCGGCTTACCGACGGCGAGGTGACGTTGGGGTCGAGCACGACGAACCGGCCAGAGAGGCTCACCTCGTTGGTGAGACGTGCCCCCTTGTGGCCCATGGCGTCCTTGACCACCTGCACGAGTACCTCGTCGCCCACCTTCAGCGCCTTCTCGATCCGGGGGCGACGGCCATCCTTCGCCGCCTTGAGGTCCCCGGCGTAGAGCACCCCGTTCTTCGGTTCGCCGAAGTCGATGAACGCCGCCTCCATGCCGGGAAGCACGTTGCGAACCTTGCCGACATAGATGTTGTCGGTCAGCGAGGGGCGATCGGATCGGGCGACGTAGTGCTCGACCAGCAGTGCGCCCTCCAGCACGACGATCTGGGTCTGATGGGGGGTCCGTCGCACCAGCATCTGCTTGCGCTCGGTGCTCGGCGGCGGAGTGATGATCTCCGGCTCGGGGCGAGACTCGCGCCGTGTCCGTCCCGTGCGCCGGGGCTCCCGGGGCTGACGGCCCCGCTTCGCGGGTGCCGGCGGCGTGACCTCGCGGACACGCGTGATTTCGACGGTGCTACCGCCGAAACGCCTTGTGGTCTTCTCCTCGACGGCGGTGTCCCCCACGCCGCGGCGGATGATCTCGACACGCTTCTTCTTGAACAAACCCATAGGAAAGCCCCTTCGACGCCCGCGCCTGCGGGCCTGTGGTTGGAAAGGCACGCCGGTCCGGCGCGCCGATGTCCGTCCGCGGGACGGCCGACGAAGAAGGTCGGTCGGCGCGATCGACGGAGACGGACATGAACATTCGAAAAACTCCGGTCTCGACGGAGCGGGCGGGCGGTTTGACCACCGGGCCGCGCCCACGGCGGCTCACAATAGCAGTGGCCCCCCTGGGTCCCGGCATTGCCGCCCTTGATGCTTTGGCTCCCCGAGTGACGGGCTCTCTCCCTGTTAGGTTGGGGGGATGGACCGGAGAGACGATCGCGGCTGGGTAGAAGTCATCTGCGGCCCGATGTTCTCCGGCAAGAGCGAAGAGCTCATTCGCCGCATCACCCGGTACAAGATCGCCCGCCTGGCCACCCAGACCTTCAAGCCCGTGATCGACGACCGCTACGCCGCCGACCAAGTGGTCTCCCATTCATCGCTGTCCACCGCCGCAGAGCCGGTGGCCGACAGCGCCGAGCTGCTGAGCCGGGTTCTCGATCGCACCGTCGTCGTGGGCATCGACGAAGCACAGTTCTTCGACGATGGGCTGGTGGAAGTCGTGGCGATGCTCGCCGAATCGGGGAAGAAGGTCATCGTCGCCGGCCTCGATCTCGACTACCTGGGGAGACCGTTCGAACCTATCCCCACGCTGATGACCCGGGCCGAGTACGTCACCAAGAGCCTCGCTGTGTGCCACCGGTGCGGCGGGGCCGGTATGTTCACCCAGCGGGTGATCGCCTCTGATGAGCTCGTGGTGCTAGGGGCCGAGGGTGCGTACGAGGCACGGTGTCGCTACTGCTACGACCCGTCCGAAGGGCAGCAAGAGCGCCTCGAGATCGGATCGGTTCAGGGCTAGGGAGCGTCAGTTCCGCGGAACGGGGCTGCGGGTCATCCAGATCGAGTTCACGATCCCCACGCTCACCGCCATGGCGATGTAGAAGGATCCCCCGAACGACAGAAATGGCAGGGGAAGGCCGGTCACCGGGAGCAACCCGACCGCCATTCCGATGTTCACGAAGACGTGAAACCCGAACATCGCGGCGATCCCCGTCGCCGCCAGTTGTCCGAATCGATCGCGGGCACCCGCGGCGACGATCAGCATTCGCCAAATGAGGGCGGCATAGAGGCCGATCACCAGGGTGCCGCCGACGAACCCGAGCTGCTCGGCAACCGCGGTGAATATGAAGTCTGTGGTCTGGGACGGGACGAATGCCAGGTTGGTCTGAGACCCCTCGAAGAGACCCTGGCCGAACATGCCGCCGCTGCCGATGGCGATCTGGCTCTGGTTCTGGTTGTAGTTGACCAGCAGTGTCTGCTCGTTGGGGTTGAGGAACCCTTCCAACCGCTCCAACTGGTAGCCGCGCAGGAGGTCGAGTTCCACCGCGAGCCCGAGCGCGACGATCGCCAGGACGATCAGCATGACCAGCTGCCGAACCGTGGTGCCTGCGACGAACAGCATCACGAACGTGACGAACGCAAAGACGAGCATCGTGCCGAGGTCTGGCTGGAGAAAGATGAAGATGGCCGGGAAGCCCACGAGGGCCCCCACCTTGAGGAGTCGAAGCCACTTCATCCGGCCCTCCTCGACCGGAGCCAGCATCAGGGCGAGTGCCAGGATCACCCCCACCTTCGCCACTTCAGACGGTTGGAGGTCGAACAGCCCCAGCGAGATCCACCGCTGGGCCCCCTGCCGCAGCGCGCCGATCGGGCTGAGCACCGCCAGTAGCAGGACGACCATCCCCGCGTATAGATACGGCGCGGCGAGCTTCCACACCCGGTCCGAGACCAGGGAGGTGACGATGAGGACCCCCGCACCCAGACCGACGTAGATCATTTGTCTGAGCATTTGGGAGTTCCGGCCCAGGCCTGCCGCCTCGAGACGCGGACCCGAAGTGCTCAAGATCATCAGCAGCCCCAACGCGCTGAGCACGGCGGTGATCCCGATCAGAACGAAGTCGGGCCGGGAGCGCCTGGGCCGCGGCCTGAGATCGATGGCGGAAACGCTGCTCATCGCTCGGTATCGTCCCCGGCCCGGAGCGGATCAGGCTGCTCGCCCATCAGATATTGAAGGATGCGGCGGGCCGCCGGCGCCGCCACCTGACCGCCGGATCCACCTTGTTCGATGACGACCGCGACGATGAACTGCGGATCGCTCAGAGGGGCACCGCCGACGAACCAGGCCGTGTCGACCGCGGTGACGCCGTCTTCGGTGGCCTGGACGATCTCGGCGGTACCGGTCTTGCCCCCGACCTCTCGAAGGGGAGCGCACTCGCTGTCGGGAACATCGCCGCTACAGAAGCCCTCGAAGGCCCGGCGGGCGGTGCCGTTCTGGGCGGTGACCACTCCGTTGAGGTCCCGCTTGAGGGCGGCGACGGTGTCAGCGCCGATCGTGATCTTGCGGGCAACGCTCGGGGGGTTGGTGAACAGCACTTCGTTG from Acidimicrobiia bacterium harbors:
- a CDS encoding MoxR family ATPase, yielding MFSDASAVRSALAAQGYLADDRIAQVVFLADRLDKPVLVEGPAGVGKTELAKAVAGATGKRLIRLQCYEGLDESKALYEWNYRKQLLRLQADQGREWLEIEADIFGEDFLLTRPLLEAIRSPEPVVLLIDEVDRVEVETEALMLEVLSDFQVSIPELGTIGASSLPAVYLTSNNTRELSEALKRRCLFLHIGYPTIEREREILLTRVPGLAAALADRVARFVAGVRAQNLRKPPSVSESVDWARTLIALGVADIDEAVIGDTLNVLLKHQTDIERVAAGLTEGTAAG
- a CDS encoding LytR C-terminal domain-containing protein, which translates into the protein MPGRKRRRLVIVLAVGLAMVAAAAGYFYRDWVAVRASEAQSVVAGWSTSLRDLAAAIPEAEIDSRVVGESRSMLVTLGSAEGGSAFALVAVSPSGTPTVIVLPQTLLLAVPGFGEFRLVDALDFEGPDLAALAVTNQFGVRIDQVVALERGAVAAAMPGPVTVDLTAPLFARGDAGIERLVPAGPSVVTPEMLETLLVEHGEGDVFEFIQRQGAAWRTILEQVAADPRVADRLLAEGGGTSAADILVTVAGHDAGVVGTIPVERAESVAGSGLAPVSGRADAFVAERIGHLLLRPEGRPRIEILNGNGRIGTTRVVADVLIRHGFRLVRTDNADTFEYAVTLVIAQGGEHQATAREIVELLGRGSLFLEVRAPSGVVDVSIIVGDDIPSGEG
- the rsfS gene encoding ribosome silencing factor — protein: MSSTYLSSWATTSRPGRVEPIALHTDTSEAAEAAASAVDDKKGLDVALLDVSSVIVLTDVFVIATGTSRRHVLSLAEEVEVRLSALDRKPLRREGLEDAGWVLLDFGDIVVHLFDAETRRYYDLERLWRDAPRLAFQAAPG
- the rpmA gene encoding 50S ribosomal protein L27, with translation MSKTKGGGSTKNGRDSHAKRLGSKVFDGQEVTAGSIIVRQRGTKIHPGRNVGRGNDDTLFATADGVVSYGSRRGRREVSVLAGE
- a CDS encoding VWA domain-containing protein, which encodes MAAFLTAFIGELREAGVPVSMVEAVDAARALEHVDIESRLSLKAALGATLVKSARHIDAFDAAFEAFFALMPPGGEDADRRALDDQVAVSGSGGAGAGASEVEDLVAALFSSLRDGDLGLMQSVVRSAVTRLAGMEPGRPVGGAYYLYRVLRRLELDEVGARLRDELETPGASPIESRLTAEEVERRLEEFREALRAEIRRRLVADRGRQAVARTLRRPLVEDLDLTTASRDDLARVEAAVHPLTRKLASRLARRRRRGRDGRLDVRRTVRSSLQTGGVPIDPRFRTPRPTKPEIVLLTDISGSVATFARFTMQFVYAIAAQLNRVRTFAFIDTIDEVTRFFGPGVDFTEALRRVGTEAEVVWLDGHSDYGNAFGTFVLDHFEAITPRSIVIVTGDARTNYHDPNPAALARIASVARSVYWLNPERRRYWDTGDSVMGAYAAVCDEVHEVRSLRQLERFVEKVAIPVSRPVRRLV
- a CDS encoding thymidine kinase, with product MDRRDDRGWVEVICGPMFSGKSEELIRRITRYKIARLATQTFKPVIDDRYAADQVVSHSSLSTAAEPVADSAELLSRVLDRTVVVGIDEAQFFDDGLVEVVAMLAESGKKVIVAGLDLDYLGRPFEPIPTLMTRAEYVTKSLAVCHRCGGAGMFTQRVIASDELVVLGAEGAYEARCRYCYDPSEGQQERLEIGSVQG
- a CDS encoding response regulator yields the protein MAQRVLVVEDSAVIQRLISVCLRPAGVEVETRSDGPTGLEAALTTRPDLLILDVGLPRMDGWEVLERIRSDVRTRGMKVLVLTAHAQEETRERADRGGADAFLTKPFRPDDLRSVALGLLAGPAAQAIA
- a CDS encoding Rne/Rng family ribonuclease codes for the protein MGLFKKKRVEIIRRGVGDTAVEEKTTRRFGGSTVEITRVREVTPPAPAKRGRQPREPRRTGRTRRESRPEPEIITPPPSTERKQMLVRRTPHQTQIVVLEGALLVEHYVARSDRPSLTDNIYVGKVRNVLPGMEAAFIDFGEPKNGVLYAGDLKAAKDGRRPRIEKALKVGDEVLVQVVKDAMGHKGARLTNEVSLSGRFVVLDPNVTSPSVSRRLGDAERDRLKEIHRQLTAEMDLGDFGMIMRTASEGATKAEISADIERLLGIWADIDQSVPQGAAPRLVYEEPPMVIRVIREHFTSEFRRLLIDDPAVHDEVIGYLKETDPDLLTKVSLYEEEMSIFERFHVEDQLRKALERKVWLPSGGHIVIDRTEALTVIDVNTGRFVGHSNLEETVLQNNLEAAEEIAHQLRLRDIGGIIVIDFIDMEISKNREAVLRRLREALARDKTRTQVFEVSNLGLVEMTRKNESEGLLESFSHLCPTCAGRGVVLFAEAATVGAAMPADGE
- a CDS encoding M23 family metallopeptidase, producing the protein MLIAALFVSCLIGLPADGPVVRGFAPEGLYGGHWGIDIAVPAGTSVGAADAGVVTFSGQVAGRASVTISHGGSVRTSYSYLSSRSVAQGQHVRAGEIIGLSGVDHGLEAIHFSLRLGDRYLDPMRAGCGSLSPGPGVRLVAAA
- the obgE gene encoding GTPase ObgE — its product is MFVDEVTVHLRAGDGGAGIVAFERVRGRPRGKPLGGSGGAGGDVIAEANSEVSTLLDFQRRPHRRAESGTHGKGDFQQGRQGSDLVLAVPPGTVIRDDAGTMIADLARPGQRVVLVRGGRGGKGNVALAGPKALAPAFAEQGEYGPEADFTFELKLIADAALIGFPNAGKSTLIARVSAARPKIADYPFTTLEPNLGVVEIDDRRFVLADIPGLIEGAAEGRGLGHRFLRHAERARALVVLLDPSTLQEVDCVRQLGILRQELMNHDPRLAAREEIVAVSKADLPEAAVAIAALAAIGVAARAISAVTGEGINGLLHAIGDAVERVEREVPDAEGYVLHRPSPRGFEIHHDGSRWVVEGQVAERAVALDDLTKPEAAGFAARRLSRAGVDEALRKAGALPGDEVRIGDVVFEFSDPDIDDEKSS
- the nadD gene encoding nicotinate-nucleotide adenylyltransferase, producing MRRGILGGTFDPPHWAHLVAGEAAYRDLGLDVVTFFPAGSPWQKARNRVSAAEHRWAMTQLAIDEVDYFDADDREVRRDGWTYTIDTLDELGADEVVLILGADAAAGLDSWHRFDEVIERAIVAVMPRAGVDPAKVEATGARIVWLDVPEFPMSGTMLRERRASGRSIRFLVRESVHAYIVEHDLYAWA